From Camelus bactrianus isolate YW-2024 breed Bactrian camel chromosome 16, ASM4877302v1, whole genome shotgun sequence, the proteins below share one genomic window:
- the RAI1 gene encoding retinoic acid-induced protein 1 isoform X2, giving the protein MQSFRERCGFHGKQQNYQQTSQEPSRLENCRQPGQAGLSCDRQRLLAKDYYSPQPYPGYEGSAGTPASAARGTKGLPAQQALPGRPAFPGYNVQDSGPFPGRYSGEESLQAWGAPQPPPPQPQPLPGGVGKYDENLLKKTAVPPGRQYPEQGTQLPFRTHSLHVQPQLPQPLAYPKLQRQKLQNDLASPLPFPQGSHFPQHSQSFPTSSTYSSPGQAGGQGSHSYKSCTAPSAQPHDRPLTASSSLAPGPRVQNLHAYQSGRLSYDPQKQQQQALQSRHHAQESLHYQTLAKYQHYGQQGPGFCQPDAAVRPPEQYYQTFSPSSGHSPARSVGRSPSYSSTPSPLMPNLENFPYNQQPLSAGAFPAGLTDHSHFMPLLNPSPTDAASSVDAQAGNCKALQKDKLPETLLSDLSLQSLTALTSQVESMSTTVQQLLLSQATAPQKKGVKHLASRTPEQHKSQHCSPEGSGYSAEPVGTPLSEPLSSTPQSSHAEPPETDYLSGSEDPLERGFLYCGQARGSPARVNSSCKAKPESVSTCSVTSPDDVSTKSDDSLQSLHSGLPLGSFSRLVASARDCPRLLLSALAQEDLASEILGLQEAVGEKADKVWAEAPSLAKDACKPPFSLENHSACLDSVAKAAWPRPGEPEALPGSLQLDKGGGAKDFSPGLFEDPSVGFATPDPKKTTGPLSFGTKPTLGAAASDPTTAAFDCFPDTTTASSADSANPFAWPEENLGDACPRWGLQPGELAKGLEQGGKAADGVGQESAHEAPACLGFQEEEPPGEKAVVPRDSKQEEVGGVKEEAGGLLQCPEVGKADRWLEDSRHCCSTADFGDLPLLPPTGRKEDLEAEEEYSSLCELLGSPERRPGLQDPLSPKAPLMCGKEEVEEVLDPKAGWGSPCPLSGDSVILLGPTVGAESKVQSWFESSLSHMKPGEEGPDGALAPGASATLAPDTSLAQKPNKPAVPEAPIAKKEPVPRGKSLRSRRVQRGLPEAEDSPCRAPALPKDLLLPESCTGPPQGQMEGAGAPGRGASDGLPRMCTRSFTALSEPRTPGPPGLPTTPAPPDKLGGKQRAAFKSGKRVGKPSPKAASSPSNPAALPVASDSSPMGSKTKETDSPDTPGKDQRPMILRSRTRTQEAFHSKRRRPSESRLPACRAAKKLLANNHLPATFKAAGSPQKEGRVGQRARVPKPGAGGKLSDRPLHTLKRKSAFMAPIPTKKRNLVLRSGAGSDGKEAGAEGSPTLFKRMTSPKKAKPTKGDGEPAVKPLPPETPDACLKLASRASFQGAMKTKVLPPRKGRGLKLEAIVQKITSPSLKKFVCKAPGAPPGNPLSPSLPEKGLKSAGGSPLGAEEGLLNVGTGQKFPATLGADLLCRNPTNRPLKGKLVNSKKLSSTDCFKTEAFMSPEALLPGGTALAPKKRSRKGRAGALGPPKGSLEKRPHLGPALLLTPRDRANGTPGTSEDSCGGGGKKPKTEELGLASQPPEGRPCQPQTRAQKQLGHAGCSGYSKRKRLTRGRAKNASSSPCKGRAKRRRQQQVLPLDPAEPEIRLKYISSCKRLRADSRTPAFSPFVRVEKRDAFTTVCTVVNSPGEEPKPHRKPSSSTSSSSSSCSYSLDAAGASLAMLPGGSVLQPRPSLPLSSTMHLGPVVSKALSTSCLVCCLCQNPANFKDLGDLCGPYYPEHCLPKKKPKLKEKVRPEGTCEEASLPLERTLKGLECPAATAAATTTGKPPRPDGPADPAKQGSLRTSARGLSRRLQSCYCCDGRVDGGEEAALADKSRKHECTKEPPAEPGGDTQEHWVHEACAVWTGGVYLVAGKLFGLQEAMKVAVDMTCSSCQEAGATIGCCHKGCTHTYHYPCASDAAVWSKK; this is encoded by the coding sequence ATGCAGTCTTTTCGAGAAAGGTGTGGTTTCCATGGCAAACAGCAGAACTACCAGCAGACCTCGCAGGAGCCGTCTCGCCTGGAGAACTGCAGGCAGCCGGGCCAGGCCGGGCTGAGCTGTGACCGGCAGCGGCTGCTGGCCAAGGACTATTACAGCCCGCAGCCCTACCCGGGCTACGAGGGCAGCGCAGGCACGCCCGCCAGCGCAGCCCGCGGCACCAAGGGCCTGCCCGCGCAGCAGGCCCTGCCCGGGCGGCCGGCCTTCCCGGGCTACAACGTGCAGGACAGCGGCCCCTTCCCCGGCCGCTACTCAGGCGAGGAGAGCTTGCAGGCCTGGGGGGCCCCCCAGCCGCCACCCCCCCAGCCACAGCCCCTGCCAGGTGGGGTGGGCAAGTATGACGAGAACCTGCTGAAAAAGACGGCGGTGCCGCCTGGCAGGCAGTACCCCGAGCAGGGCACCCAGCTGCCCTTCCGGACTCACTCCCTGCACGTCCAGCCGCAGCTGCCACAGCCCCTGGCCTATCCCAAGCTCCAGAGGCAGAAACTGCAGAACGATCTCGCCTCgcctctgcccttcccccaggGCAGCCACTTTCCCCAGCACTCCCAGTCCTTTCCCACGTCCTCCACCTACTCCTCCCCCGGCCAGGCCGGGGGGCAGGGGTCCCATTCCTATAAGAGTTGCACAGCACCGTCCGCCCAGCCCCACGACAGGCCACTGACCGCCAgctccagcctggccccagggccGCGGGTCCAGAACCTTCATGCCTATCAGTCCGGCCGCCTCAGCTACGACccgcagaagcagcagcagcaagccCTGCAGAGCCGCCACCATGCCCAGGAGAGCCTGCACTACCAAACCCTCGCCAAGTACCAACACTACGGCCAGCAAGGCCCCGGCTTCTGCCAGCCGGACGCAGCGGTCAGGCCCCCGGAGCAGTACTACCAGACCTTTAGCCCCAGCTCTGGCCACTCGCCCGCGCGCTCCGTGGGCCGCTCCCCTTCCTACAGCTCCACCCCGTCGCCGCTCATGCCCAACCTGGAGAACTTCCCCTACAACCAGCAGCCGCTCAGCGCCGGGGCCTTCCCTGCTGGCCTCACCGACCACAGCCACTTCATGCCCCTGCTCAACCCCTCCCCGACAGACGCCGCCAGCTCCGTGGACGCCCAGGCCGGCAACTGCAAGGCCTTGCAGAAGGACAAGCTCCCTGAGACGCTCCTGTCAGATCTGAGCCTGCAGAGCCTCACGGCGCTGACCTCGCAGGTGGAGAGCATGTCCACCACGGTCCAGCAGCTGCTGCTCTCTCAGGCCACCGCGCCGCAGAAGAAGGGCGTCAAGCACCTGGCGTCCCGGACCCCGGAGCAGCACAAGAGCCAGCACTGCAGCCCCGAGGGCAGCGGCTACTCAGCCGAGCCGGTGGGCACGCCGCTGTCGGAGCCGCTGAGCAGCACGCCGCAGTCCAGCCACGCCGAGCCGCCCGAGACCGACTACCTGAGCGGCTCTGAGGACCCGCTGGAGCGCGGCTTCCTCTACTGCGGCCAGGCGCGCGGCAGCCCCGCCAGGGTCAACAGCAGCTGCAAGGCCAAGCCCGAGTCGGTGTCCACCTGCTCCGTGACCTCGCCCGACGACGTGTCCACCAAGTCCGACGACTCCCTCCAGAGTCTGCACAGCGGCCTGCCGCTCGGCAGCTTCTCCAGGCTCGTGGCCAGCGCACGGGACTGCCCGCGGCTGCTGCTCAGCGCCCTGGCGCAGGAGGACCTGGCCTCCGAGATCCTAGGGCTGCAGGAGGCCGTTGGCGAGAAGGCTGACAAGGTCTGGGCCGAGGCGCCCAGCCTGGCCAAGGATGCCTGCAAGCCACCCTTCTCGCTGGAGAACCACAGCGCCTGCCTGGACTCTGTGGCCAAGGCTGCATGGCCGAGGCCGGGGGAGCCAGAGgcccttcctgggtccctgcagctGGATAAGGGTGGGGGCGCCAAGGACTTCAGCCCGGGGCTGTTTGAAGACCCGTCTGTGGGCTTCGCCACCCCCGACCCCAAGAAGACCACCGGTCCCCTCTCCTTTGGCACCAAGCCCACCCTTGGGGCTGCCGCCTCCGACCCCACCACAGCGGCGTTTGACTGCTTTCCCGACACGACCACCGCCAGCTCGGCGGACAGCGCCAACCCCTTTGCCTGGCCCGAGGAGAACCTGGGGGACGCTTGTCCCCGGTGGGGGCTGCAGCCCGGTGAGCTCGCCAAGGGTCTGGAGCAGGGCGGGAAGGCCGCGGACGGCGTTGGCCAGGAGTCCGCCCATGAGGCTCCGGCCTGCctgggcttccaggaggaggagcCCCCGGGGGAGAAGGCCGTGGTGCCTCGGGACTCCAagcaggaggaggtgggtggggtgaAGGAGGAGGCGGGCGGGCTGCTGCAGTGCCCCGAGGTGGGCAAGGCTGACCGGTGGCTGGAGGACAGCCGGCACTGCTGCTCCACTGCGGACTTCGGGGACCTCCCGCTGTTGCCGCCCACCGGCAGGAAGGAGGACCTGGAGGCGGAGGAGGAGTACTCCTCCCTGTGCGAGCTCCTGGGCAGCCCCGAGCGGAGGCCGGGCCTGCAGGACCCGCTGTCGCCCAAGGCCCCACTAATGTGCGgcaaggaggaggtggaggaggtgctGGACCCCAAGGCCGGCTGGGGCTCCCCGTGCCCTCTCTCTGGGGACTCCGTCATCCTGCTGGGCCCCACTGTGGGCGCCGAATCCAAGGTCCAGAGCTGGTTTGAGTCCTCCCTGTCCCACATGAAGCCTGGGGAAGAAGGGCCTGATGGGGCGCTGGCTCCGGGGGCTTCCGCCACCCTGGCCCCCGACACCTCCCTGGCCCAGAAGCCAAACAAACCCGCTGTACCCGAGGCTCCCATCGCTAAGAAAGAGCCCGTGCCTCGTGGCAAAAGCTTGCGGAGCCGGCGGGTGCAGCGGGGGCTGCCTGAGGCTGAGGACTCCCCGTGCAGGGCGCCGGCGCTGCCCAAAGACCTGCTGCTCCCCGAGTCCTGCACGGGGCCCCCACAGGGACAGATGGAAGGGGCGGGAGCCCCAGGCCGAGGGGCCTCAGATGGACTCCCCAGGATGTGCACCCGCTCCTTCACGGCCCTGAGCGAGCCCCGCACACCCGGCCCCCCAGGCCTGCCCACTACCCCGGCACCCCCAGACAAACTGGGAGGCAAGCAGCGAGCCGCCTTCAAGTCGGGCAAGCGGGTGGGGAAGCCTTCTCCCAAGGCTGCATCCAGCCCCAGCAACCCAGCCGCCCTGCCTGTGGCCTCCGACAGCAGCCCCATGGGCTCTAAGACGAAGGAGACAGACTCGCCGGACACACCAGGCAAAGACCAGCGCCCCATGATCCTCCGGTCCCGCACGCGGACCCAGGAGGCCTTCCACTCCAAGCGGCGGCGGCCCTCGGAGAGCCGGCTCCCTGCCTGCCGCGCTGCCAAGAAGCTCCTGGCTAACAACCACCTGCCTGCCACGTTCAAGGCCGCCGGCAGCCCCCAGAAGGAAGGCAGGGTGGGCCAACGGGCCAGGGTCCCCAAGCCTGGAGCGGGCGGCAAGCTCTCTGATCGGCCCCTCCACACCCTCAAAAGGAAGTCGGCCTTCATGGCGCCCATTCCCACCAAGAAGCGGAACCTGGTCCTACGCAGCGGCGCTGGCAGCGACGGGAAGGAGGCGGGGGCCGAGGGCTCCCCCACCCTCTTCAAGAGGATGACCTCTCCCAAGAAGGCCAAGCCCACCAAGGGCGACGGTGAGCCCGCGGTGAAGCCGCTGCCCCCAGAGACCCCCGACGCCTGCCTGAAGCTGGCCTCGCGGGCGTCCTTCCAGGGGGCCATGAAGACCAAGGTGCTGCCGCCCCGGAAAGGCCGGGGCCTGAAGCTGGAGGCCATCGTGCAGAAGATCACCTCGCCCAGCCTGAAGAAGTTCGTGTGCAAAGCACCAGGGGCCCCACCCGGGAATCCTCtgagtccctccctccctgagaaGGGGCTCAAGAGTGCCGGGGGCAGCCCTCTGGGGGCAGAAGAAGGTCTCTTAAACGTGGGCACCGGGCAGAAGTTCCCGGCAACTTTGGGGGCTGACCTGTTATGCAGAAATCCGACCAACAGACCCTTAAAAGGCAAACTTGTGAACAGTAAGAAACTGTCCTCAACCGACTGTTTCAAAACTGAGGCCTTCATGTCCCCAGAGGCCCTGCTGCCTGGGGGCACTGCCCTGGCGCCTAAGAAGAGAAGCCGGAAAGGCCGGGCCGGAGCCCTCGGACCCCCCAAAGGCTCCCTGGAGAAGCGGCCCCATCTAGGCCCGGCTCTGCTCCTGACTCCCCGAGACAGAGCCAACGGCACGCCGGGTACCAGTGAGGACAGCTGTGGTGGAGGAGGCAAGAAGCCAAAGACAGAGGAGCTGGGCCTGGCCTCCCAGCCCCCCGAGGGCCGGCCCTGCCAGCCCCAGACGAGGGCGCAGAAGCAGCTGGGCCACGCCGGCTGCAGCGGCTATTCCAAGCGGAAGCGCCTGACGCGGGGCCGGGCCAAGAACGCCAGCTCCTCCCCCTGTAAGGGGCGTGCcaagcggcggcggcagcagcaagTGCTGCCCCTGGATCCCGCAGAGCCTGAAATCCGCCTCAAGTACATTTCTTCCTGCAAGCGTCTGCGGGCAGACAGCCGCACCCCTGCCTTCTCGCCCTTCGTGCGGGTGGAGAAGCGGGACGCATTCACCACCGTGTGCACTGTTGTCAACTCCCCTGGAGAGGAGCCCAAACCCCACAGGAAgccttcctcctccacttcctcttcctcatcctcttGCTCCTACTCCTTGGACGCGGCCGGGGcctccctggccatgctccctgGGGGCTCCGTCCTGCAGCCTcggccctccctgcccctctcctccaccATGCATCTGGGGCCCGTGGTTTCCAAGGCCCTGAGTACCTCTTGCCTTGTTTGCTGCCTCTGCCAAAACCCGGCCAACTTCAAGGACCTTGGGGACCTCTGTGGGCCCTACTATCCCGAACACTGCCTCCCCAAAAAGAAGCCAAAACTCAAGGAGAAGGTGCGGCCGGAGGGCACCTGCGAGGAGGCCTCGCTGCCTCTCGAGAGGACACTCAAAGGCCTCGAGTGCCCagctgccactgctgctgccaccaccactgGGAAGCCCCCCAGGCCTGACGGCCCGGCCGACCCAGCCAAGCAGGGCTCCCTGCGCACCAGCGCCCGGGGCCTGTCCCGGCGGCTGCAGAGTTGCTACTGCTGTGACGGTCGGGTGGATGGCGGCGAGGAGGCAGCCCTAGCCGACAAGAGCCGCAAGCATGAGTGCACCAAGGAGCCGCCGGCAGAACCTGGCGGGGACACCCAGGAGCACTGGGTGCACGAGGCCTGCGCCGTGTGGACGGGCGGGGTCTACCTGGTGGCCGGGAAGCTCTTTGGGCTGCAGGAGGCCATGAAGGTGGCCGTGGACATG
- the RAI1 gene encoding retinoic acid-induced protein 1 isoform X1: MQSFRERCGFHGKQQNYQQTSQEPSRLENCRQPGQAGLSCDRQRLLAKDYYSPQPYPGYEGSAGTPASAARGTKGLPAQQALPGRPAFPGYNVQDSGPFPGRYSGEESLQAWGAPQPPPPQPQPLPGGVGKYDENLLKKTAVPPGRQYPEQGTQLPFRTHSLHVQPQLPQPLAYPKLQRQKLQNDLASPLPFPQGSHFPQHSQSFPTSSTYSSPGQAGGQGSHSYKSCTAPSAQPHDRPLTASSSLAPGPRVQNLHAYQSGRLSYDPQKQQQQALQSRHHAQESLHYQTLAKYQHYGQQGPGFCQPDAAVRPPEQYYQTFSPSSGHSPARSVGRSPSYSSTPSPLMPNLENFPYNQQPLSAGAFPAGLTDHSHFMPLLNPSPTDAASSVDAQAGNCKALQKDKLPETLLSDLSLQSLTALTSQVESMSTTVQQLLLSQATAPQKKGVKHLASRTPEQHKSQHCSPEGSGYSAEPVGTPLSEPLSSTPQSSHAEPPETDYLSGSEDPLERGFLYCGQARGSPARVNSSCKAKPESVSTCSVTSPDDVSTKSDDSLQSLHSGLPLGSFSRLVASARDCPRLLLSALAQEDLASEILGLQEAVGEKADKVWAEAPSLAKDACKPPFSLENHSACLDSVAKAAWPRPGEPEALPGSLQLDKGGGAKDFSPGLFEDPSVGFATPDPKKTTGPLSFGTKPTLGAAASDPTTAAFDCFPDTTTASSADSANPFAWPEENLGDACPRWGLQPGELAKGLEQGGKAADGVGQESAHEAPACLGFQEEEPPGEKAVVPRDSKQEEVGGVKEEAGGLLQCPEVGKADRWLEDSRHCCSTADFGDLPLLPPTGRKEDLEAEEEYSSLCELLGSPERRPGLQDPLSPKAPLMCGKEEVEEVLDPKAGWGSPCPLSGDSVILLGPTVGAESKVQSWFESSLSHMKPGEEGPDGALAPGASATLAPDTSLAQKPNKPAVPEAPIAKKEPVPRGKSLRSRRVQRGLPEAEDSPCRAPALPKDLLLPESCTGPPQGQMEGAGAPGRGASDGLPRMCTRSFTALSEPRTPGPPGLPTTPAPPDKLGGKQRAAFKSGKRVGKPSPKAASSPSNPAALPVASDSSPMGSKTKETDSPDTPGKDQRPMILRSRTRTQEAFHSKRRRPSESRLPACRAAKKLLANNHLPATFKAAGSPQKEGRVGQRARVPKPGAGGKLSDRPLHTLKRKSAFMAPIPTKKRNLVLRSGAGSDGKEAGAEGSPTLFKRMTSPKKAKPTKGDGEPAVKPLPPETPDACLKLASRASFQGAMKTKVLPPRKGRGLKLEAIVQKITSPSLKKFVCKAPGAPPGNPLSPSLPEKGLKSAGGSPLGAEEGLLNVGTGQKFPATLGADLLCRNPTNRPLKGKLVNSKKLSSTDCFKTEAFMSPEALLPGGTALAPKKRSRKGRAGALGPPKGSLEKRPHLGPALLLTPRDRANGTPGTSEDSCGGGGKKPKTEELGLASQPPEGRPCQPQTRAQKQLGHAGCSGYSKRKRLTRGRAKNASSSPCKGRAKRRRQQQVLPLDPAEPEIRLKYISSCKRLRADSRTPAFSPFVRVEKRDAFTTVCTVVNSPGEEPKPHRKPSSSTSSSSSSCSYSLDAAGASLAMLPGGSVLQPRPSLPLSSTMHLGPVVSKALSTSCLVCCLCQNPANFKDLGDLCGPYYPEHCLPKKKPKLKEKVRPEGTCEEASLPLERTLKGLECPAATAAATTTGKPPRPDGPADPAKQGSLRTSARGLSRRLQSCYCCDGRVDGGEEAALADKSRKHECTKEPPAEPGGDTQEHWVHEACAVWTGGVYLVAGKLFGLQEAMKVAVDMTCSSCQEAGATIGCCHKGCTHTYHYPCASDAGCIFIEENFSLKCPKHKRLPL; the protein is encoded by the coding sequence ATGCAGTCTTTTCGAGAAAGGTGTGGTTTCCATGGCAAACAGCAGAACTACCAGCAGACCTCGCAGGAGCCGTCTCGCCTGGAGAACTGCAGGCAGCCGGGCCAGGCCGGGCTGAGCTGTGACCGGCAGCGGCTGCTGGCCAAGGACTATTACAGCCCGCAGCCCTACCCGGGCTACGAGGGCAGCGCAGGCACGCCCGCCAGCGCAGCCCGCGGCACCAAGGGCCTGCCCGCGCAGCAGGCCCTGCCCGGGCGGCCGGCCTTCCCGGGCTACAACGTGCAGGACAGCGGCCCCTTCCCCGGCCGCTACTCAGGCGAGGAGAGCTTGCAGGCCTGGGGGGCCCCCCAGCCGCCACCCCCCCAGCCACAGCCCCTGCCAGGTGGGGTGGGCAAGTATGACGAGAACCTGCTGAAAAAGACGGCGGTGCCGCCTGGCAGGCAGTACCCCGAGCAGGGCACCCAGCTGCCCTTCCGGACTCACTCCCTGCACGTCCAGCCGCAGCTGCCACAGCCCCTGGCCTATCCCAAGCTCCAGAGGCAGAAACTGCAGAACGATCTCGCCTCgcctctgcccttcccccaggGCAGCCACTTTCCCCAGCACTCCCAGTCCTTTCCCACGTCCTCCACCTACTCCTCCCCCGGCCAGGCCGGGGGGCAGGGGTCCCATTCCTATAAGAGTTGCACAGCACCGTCCGCCCAGCCCCACGACAGGCCACTGACCGCCAgctccagcctggccccagggccGCGGGTCCAGAACCTTCATGCCTATCAGTCCGGCCGCCTCAGCTACGACccgcagaagcagcagcagcaagccCTGCAGAGCCGCCACCATGCCCAGGAGAGCCTGCACTACCAAACCCTCGCCAAGTACCAACACTACGGCCAGCAAGGCCCCGGCTTCTGCCAGCCGGACGCAGCGGTCAGGCCCCCGGAGCAGTACTACCAGACCTTTAGCCCCAGCTCTGGCCACTCGCCCGCGCGCTCCGTGGGCCGCTCCCCTTCCTACAGCTCCACCCCGTCGCCGCTCATGCCCAACCTGGAGAACTTCCCCTACAACCAGCAGCCGCTCAGCGCCGGGGCCTTCCCTGCTGGCCTCACCGACCACAGCCACTTCATGCCCCTGCTCAACCCCTCCCCGACAGACGCCGCCAGCTCCGTGGACGCCCAGGCCGGCAACTGCAAGGCCTTGCAGAAGGACAAGCTCCCTGAGACGCTCCTGTCAGATCTGAGCCTGCAGAGCCTCACGGCGCTGACCTCGCAGGTGGAGAGCATGTCCACCACGGTCCAGCAGCTGCTGCTCTCTCAGGCCACCGCGCCGCAGAAGAAGGGCGTCAAGCACCTGGCGTCCCGGACCCCGGAGCAGCACAAGAGCCAGCACTGCAGCCCCGAGGGCAGCGGCTACTCAGCCGAGCCGGTGGGCACGCCGCTGTCGGAGCCGCTGAGCAGCACGCCGCAGTCCAGCCACGCCGAGCCGCCCGAGACCGACTACCTGAGCGGCTCTGAGGACCCGCTGGAGCGCGGCTTCCTCTACTGCGGCCAGGCGCGCGGCAGCCCCGCCAGGGTCAACAGCAGCTGCAAGGCCAAGCCCGAGTCGGTGTCCACCTGCTCCGTGACCTCGCCCGACGACGTGTCCACCAAGTCCGACGACTCCCTCCAGAGTCTGCACAGCGGCCTGCCGCTCGGCAGCTTCTCCAGGCTCGTGGCCAGCGCACGGGACTGCCCGCGGCTGCTGCTCAGCGCCCTGGCGCAGGAGGACCTGGCCTCCGAGATCCTAGGGCTGCAGGAGGCCGTTGGCGAGAAGGCTGACAAGGTCTGGGCCGAGGCGCCCAGCCTGGCCAAGGATGCCTGCAAGCCACCCTTCTCGCTGGAGAACCACAGCGCCTGCCTGGACTCTGTGGCCAAGGCTGCATGGCCGAGGCCGGGGGAGCCAGAGgcccttcctgggtccctgcagctGGATAAGGGTGGGGGCGCCAAGGACTTCAGCCCGGGGCTGTTTGAAGACCCGTCTGTGGGCTTCGCCACCCCCGACCCCAAGAAGACCACCGGTCCCCTCTCCTTTGGCACCAAGCCCACCCTTGGGGCTGCCGCCTCCGACCCCACCACAGCGGCGTTTGACTGCTTTCCCGACACGACCACCGCCAGCTCGGCGGACAGCGCCAACCCCTTTGCCTGGCCCGAGGAGAACCTGGGGGACGCTTGTCCCCGGTGGGGGCTGCAGCCCGGTGAGCTCGCCAAGGGTCTGGAGCAGGGCGGGAAGGCCGCGGACGGCGTTGGCCAGGAGTCCGCCCATGAGGCTCCGGCCTGCctgggcttccaggaggaggagcCCCCGGGGGAGAAGGCCGTGGTGCCTCGGGACTCCAagcaggaggaggtgggtggggtgaAGGAGGAGGCGGGCGGGCTGCTGCAGTGCCCCGAGGTGGGCAAGGCTGACCGGTGGCTGGAGGACAGCCGGCACTGCTGCTCCACTGCGGACTTCGGGGACCTCCCGCTGTTGCCGCCCACCGGCAGGAAGGAGGACCTGGAGGCGGAGGAGGAGTACTCCTCCCTGTGCGAGCTCCTGGGCAGCCCCGAGCGGAGGCCGGGCCTGCAGGACCCGCTGTCGCCCAAGGCCCCACTAATGTGCGgcaaggaggaggtggaggaggtgctGGACCCCAAGGCCGGCTGGGGCTCCCCGTGCCCTCTCTCTGGGGACTCCGTCATCCTGCTGGGCCCCACTGTGGGCGCCGAATCCAAGGTCCAGAGCTGGTTTGAGTCCTCCCTGTCCCACATGAAGCCTGGGGAAGAAGGGCCTGATGGGGCGCTGGCTCCGGGGGCTTCCGCCACCCTGGCCCCCGACACCTCCCTGGCCCAGAAGCCAAACAAACCCGCTGTACCCGAGGCTCCCATCGCTAAGAAAGAGCCCGTGCCTCGTGGCAAAAGCTTGCGGAGCCGGCGGGTGCAGCGGGGGCTGCCTGAGGCTGAGGACTCCCCGTGCAGGGCGCCGGCGCTGCCCAAAGACCTGCTGCTCCCCGAGTCCTGCACGGGGCCCCCACAGGGACAGATGGAAGGGGCGGGAGCCCCAGGCCGAGGGGCCTCAGATGGACTCCCCAGGATGTGCACCCGCTCCTTCACGGCCCTGAGCGAGCCCCGCACACCCGGCCCCCCAGGCCTGCCCACTACCCCGGCACCCCCAGACAAACTGGGAGGCAAGCAGCGAGCCGCCTTCAAGTCGGGCAAGCGGGTGGGGAAGCCTTCTCCCAAGGCTGCATCCAGCCCCAGCAACCCAGCCGCCCTGCCTGTGGCCTCCGACAGCAGCCCCATGGGCTCTAAGACGAAGGAGACAGACTCGCCGGACACACCAGGCAAAGACCAGCGCCCCATGATCCTCCGGTCCCGCACGCGGACCCAGGAGGCCTTCCACTCCAAGCGGCGGCGGCCCTCGGAGAGCCGGCTCCCTGCCTGCCGCGCTGCCAAGAAGCTCCTGGCTAACAACCACCTGCCTGCCACGTTCAAGGCCGCCGGCAGCCCCCAGAAGGAAGGCAGGGTGGGCCAACGGGCCAGGGTCCCCAAGCCTGGAGCGGGCGGCAAGCTCTCTGATCGGCCCCTCCACACCCTCAAAAGGAAGTCGGCCTTCATGGCGCCCATTCCCACCAAGAAGCGGAACCTGGTCCTACGCAGCGGCGCTGGCAGCGACGGGAAGGAGGCGGGGGCCGAGGGCTCCCCCACCCTCTTCAAGAGGATGACCTCTCCCAAGAAGGCCAAGCCCACCAAGGGCGACGGTGAGCCCGCGGTGAAGCCGCTGCCCCCAGAGACCCCCGACGCCTGCCTGAAGCTGGCCTCGCGGGCGTCCTTCCAGGGGGCCATGAAGACCAAGGTGCTGCCGCCCCGGAAAGGCCGGGGCCTGAAGCTGGAGGCCATCGTGCAGAAGATCACCTCGCCCAGCCTGAAGAAGTTCGTGTGCAAAGCACCAGGGGCCCCACCCGGGAATCCTCtgagtccctccctccctgagaaGGGGCTCAAGAGTGCCGGGGGCAGCCCTCTGGGGGCAGAAGAAGGTCTCTTAAACGTGGGCACCGGGCAGAAGTTCCCGGCAACTTTGGGGGCTGACCTGTTATGCAGAAATCCGACCAACAGACCCTTAAAAGGCAAACTTGTGAACAGTAAGAAACTGTCCTCAACCGACTGTTTCAAAACTGAGGCCTTCATGTCCCCAGAGGCCCTGCTGCCTGGGGGCACTGCCCTGGCGCCTAAGAAGAGAAGCCGGAAAGGCCGGGCCGGAGCCCTCGGACCCCCCAAAGGCTCCCTGGAGAAGCGGCCCCATCTAGGCCCGGCTCTGCTCCTGACTCCCCGAGACAGAGCCAACGGCACGCCGGGTACCAGTGAGGACAGCTGTGGTGGAGGAGGCAAGAAGCCAAAGACAGAGGAGCTGGGCCTGGCCTCCCAGCCCCCCGAGGGCCGGCCCTGCCAGCCCCAGACGAGGGCGCAGAAGCAGCTGGGCCACGCCGGCTGCAGCGGCTATTCCAAGCGGAAGCGCCTGACGCGGGGCCGGGCCAAGAACGCCAGCTCCTCCCCCTGTAAGGGGCGTGCcaagcggcggcggcagcagcaagTGCTGCCCCTGGATCCCGCAGAGCCTGAAATCCGCCTCAAGTACATTTCTTCCTGCAAGCGTCTGCGGGCAGACAGCCGCACCCCTGCCTTCTCGCCCTTCGTGCGGGTGGAGAAGCGGGACGCATTCACCACCGTGTGCACTGTTGTCAACTCCCCTGGAGAGGAGCCCAAACCCCACAGGAAgccttcctcctccacttcctcttcctcatcctcttGCTCCTACTCCTTGGACGCGGCCGGGGcctccctggccatgctccctgGGGGCTCCGTCCTGCAGCCTcggccctccctgcccctctcctccaccATGCATCTGGGGCCCGTGGTTTCCAAGGCCCTGAGTACCTCTTGCCTTGTTTGCTGCCTCTGCCAAAACCCGGCCAACTTCAAGGACCTTGGGGACCTCTGTGGGCCCTACTATCCCGAACACTGCCTCCCCAAAAAGAAGCCAAAACTCAAGGAGAAGGTGCGGCCGGAGGGCACCTGCGAGGAGGCCTCGCTGCCTCTCGAGAGGACACTCAAAGGCCTCGAGTGCCCagctgccactgctgctgccaccaccactgGGAAGCCCCCCAGGCCTGACGGCCCGGCCGACCCAGCCAAGCAGGGCTCCCTGCGCACCAGCGCCCGGGGCCTGTCCCGGCGGCTGCAGAGTTGCTACTGCTGTGACGGTCGGGTGGATGGCGGCGAGGAGGCAGCCCTAGCCGACAAGAGCCGCAAGCATGAGTGCACCAAGGAGCCGCCGGCAGAACCTGGCGGGGACACCCAGGAGCACTGGGTGCACGAGGCCTGCGCCGTGTGGACGGGCGGGGTCTACCTGGTGGCCGGGAAGCTCTTTGGGCTGCAGGAGGCCATGAAGGTGGCCGTGGACATG